The genomic interval AAGGAATCCCTTTGATGGGAGAATCCTCTTTCCTGGCCTCCTGGGTCAATCGCCGTGCCATGATGATGGGTatgtatttatgtgtgtgtgtgtgtgtgtgtgtgtgtgtgtgtgtgtgtgtgtgtgtgaagacagTGTTACTGTTTGGCAGTCAGCCAGCTTCATCTTTTGTCAAACTTTAACCTCAAGGAATGTTTTTTTCTCCCCGAACAATgacttctttgacatttttgccTCAAGACTTGTGTTACGTACTTCTATGTATACGTGCCATAAAACACGTTACTGCTGCAGTTCAGAAAAGAGAATGAACGGTATTTGCAAGAGCACAGCTTTGAATGTGAACTCGGCCTTACTTTCCAACCTGAGCTACATCATCTTAAATCAGAGTTTAAAGTTTAATAACCTGTGTGTCCCCTCAGATGAGCAGGAGGCGCTGAACTCGATCATGCAGGACTTGGCCGAACTGCACCGCTCCAGCCGTCCGGCCATGTTCCTGTCGGACCTGGGCAAACCCAAAGCTTCCTCGCCCAAGAACCAGGTGAACGCTGCGTTAGAAATGCATTTTAAGTGAAGAAAACAGGGCTCTGATTAGAGAACGATGAGACCGTCTGTAGTCTGAAGTGTCGTTCATCAGATATGTCTTTCCAACAGAATGATGTCAGAGTGAAGTTCGAGTTCAAAGGGGAGAAGAGGTGagtctttgagcagcttcttcaCGTCAATGTCAGAGCAGACTTCTctcctgacctctgacctcttctTGTTCTCTGCAGGATCTTACAGTTCCCTCGACCTGTGCAGCTGGACGACCTGAGGGCGAAAGCTAAAGTGGCTTTCGGTCAGACGATGGACCTTCACTACACCAACAACGAAGtacatatacacacaaatactaataataataactgatatttctatagcgcctttcaagggacccaaggtcgctttacaggaatagggcaagcacaaacaaaacaaaggtcagacagacgaaacaacagatcgatttaagggccgaaagccttgatgaacagatgggacttgagggtcctttgaaggcgtccagtgtggggatgttgcgaatctccgcagagggtgggggctgccacgctgaaggctctgtccccgaaggttctcagtttggtgcggggggtggtgagcaggccagagtctgaggaccgcaggataggtactggggggcatgcgggtggaggatgtccgataggtactggggggcaagggcacggagggacttgtaggtcaggaggaggactttgtaagttatgcggaacttgaccggcaaccagtggaggtggatgagggtgggagtgatgtgctgccagggctttgtgtgtgtgagctttggacatactggagccggTCCGGATAGTGATACTGATAGTGAATTATGAAAGAATCTACAGATATTGATATCTGTTGTTTCTTCTTGCAGCTGGTGATTCCACTGACCACTCAGGAAGACCTGGATAAGGCCGTGGAGCTGCTGGATCGCAGCGTTCACATGAAGAGCCTGAAGATCCTCCTGGTAGTCCAGTTCTCCTCTCAGGTGAGCCGCTTATTCAAACACTCCACGATGATATACTAACCAAACTGTATGCCATTGAACACTTGAAGCTAGTTATACCTCTGAAGTCTCCTGATTTGAAAGCCTGTTTTCTTTCTGCTTGTTCAGAACTCTTCCTCCAACATGGACCTCATGCCGTCCCACGAGAAGCTGGACAACACGGGATTCAGGGTCGCTGACAATAACATGCTAGCTTTAATAGGTGAGCAATGTCTCCGGGTCGGACTGAAGCAACATTGGTAATCCATGAGACATGAATGATAACTAAACATGTCCTCTTTAACCCAGGCCCCCATTCGACGGACCGCAGCTCCCCTCCTCCAGGGTACATTCCCGACGCGCTGCAGCAGGTGGCGAGGAACGGCTCCTTCACCAGCATCAACAGCGAGGGAGAGTTCATCCCTGAGAGCATGGACCAGGTAGTCAGGACGCTTGGTGGTAAAGACTTCATTAGGTTACAGTCTGCGAGTTTTCTGAACGTCGTGCTTTTCTTCAGATGCTAGATCCACTGTCGATGAGCAGTCCGGAAAACTCTGCGTCGGGAAGTTGTCCGTCTTTAGACAGCCCGCTGGACAGGTAAGGATATCGGTGTTCTATTCACACGGGGAGAGACTAAAGACAATCCGATTTAGAGTTACATTTCAAGTAAATATGAAAGTGTACCGAGTTCCTTTCGGCCGCCTTCATCACAGCGCTAACATTCGACCAATGGCTTGTTGGTATGACAAActatacacattaattacaaAAGAGGACTGAAAATGTACTGATCGACTGTTACTCATCATTTAGTCAACAAATATACATAAGACATacaggggtagacattaagggtacaaTTGCACtgataatcggtatcggccttggaAAAGcgatatcggtcgatccctaatctGCAGATCGCATCAGTTCCTATGTACGCTAAGATATATATTTCTTTTGTTGTGCAGCGATTACCCGAAGTCCAGGATGCCCCGAGCTCAGAGCTACCCAGACAACCACCAGGACTTCCCGGGTAAAGGCGTctcttaaaaacaacaaaatagacTCAACTTCTAGGCTGCACTTTGTAAATCCAAAATACTGCCAGGGTGTTCTTCatcgtcctcctcttcctctctagaGTACGACATCCCAGTGTTTGAGAAGTCGGGGAAAGGAGGAACGTACCCCCGACGATACGGCATCCCCTTCAGCCTTCAGGACTACAGTGATGGTGAGTGTTTGTCTTCAGAGCTGCTCCAGGTATGTAGAGAGGGGACAATGTGCATGTCCCCTGTGAGGGACGATGAAGGTTTTCTGATTCTTCACGATAACAATAATCGTTTCTTCGGCTCCTGAGTCTGatgcctcctcttcctcctcttcctctgcaggGAGGAAGACGTT from Pseudochaenichthys georgianus unplaced genomic scaffold, fPseGeo1.2 scaffold_1300_arrow_ctg1, whole genome shotgun sequence carries:
- the LOC117440886 gene encoding mitogen-activated protein kinase kinase kinase 2-like — translated: MGESSFLASWVNRRAMMMDEQEALNSIMQDLAELHRSSRPAMFLSDLGKPKASSPKNQNDVRVKFEFKGEKRILQFPRPVQLDDLRAKAKVAFGQTMDLHYTNNELVIPLTTQEDLDKAVELLDRSVHMKSLKILLVVQFSSQNSSSNMDLMPSHEKLDNTGFRVADNNMLALIGPHSTDRSSPPPGYIPDALQQVARNGSFTSINSEGEFIPESMDQMLDPLSMSSPENSASGSCPSLDSPLDSDYPKSRMPRAQSYPDNHQDFPEYDIPVFEKSGKGGTYPRRYGIPFSLQDYSDGRKTFPRARRTQVHGFRSPVSFS